The Ogataea parapolymorpha DL-1 chromosome III, whole genome shotgun sequence nucleotide sequence TTCAGACTGTCGGAGGAATGAGCAGTATCTTTGTGCGATAACACCCCGAGAGTAGATCGCACCAGTTGCGGACTATAAGGCTCAATAGAGGCCTTGTCGAGGGTAAGTGCAAAAGTGGCCCCGAGATCGGTAGCAGCATAGATCTCATTGGCGTCTGGCTCCTCTGAGGCCAGAATCTGGAAGATAACTTGAGCCATGGCGTCCTGATACTGCTTGTTTCCTCTAAACACAGCACCGCCGTAAACCAGGTAGTTCTTTAGAGCTGGAGTGATGTCGTCTAAAAACATCCCCAAATCGTTCTTCAACACCGCAGTGACCATACTCTCAAACAAAGACCACATTGTTGGAGAAACCGCGCGGGTCAGGAATAAAGTGTTTTCAATAAGTTCTGAGGCCTCAGCATAAAAatcgtccagctctttttcgaaCGTGTACTGGATAATTGGAGCGTAGCTCTGCTCCAAACCGGCGATCATGTCTTGAGAGCTTTCAAAGTAAAGAAGAACAGTCACCATTGTATTGAAGACTCCCAAAGCTGCCATGTGTTTGTCTGTAAGGTCATCGTGGTCCAGATTGTCCGGGCCGCTGTTTGATAGATCGTTGATTTCTGTGAGAAGACgaagcagctgctcgctcAACCTTGCCATGAGATTAGTACCGAATGGCTGCAGTTGAGCAGAGTAGCACTCGACACACTCCTGAATGACAGCAGAAATGGCATCAATGTCCACTTTGTTAGAcagttccagcagtttTTCCATAGTCTCCACTATGATAGAACCAAGAGCTTCCTTAAACTGTTCGAACGAGATGAACGCTTGAATAGCCAAGGCTGCCTCCAGCTGGACAGGCAAATTGTTGTCCTCCTTGAAACACGAAAGGACACCATTGAACAAAACAGTGAGGTTGTTCTCGTCCTGGAACTTGAGACTATCAAACTTGGCAGACACATCGCACGTACGTGCCCTCAAAAATGCAAACGGCGACTGGAAATTGGGCAGCACAAAGCTGGCCACAAACGGCTCCACCTGGTCTGCCAGTGATTTTGTTGCCGTCAGTTTGCTCGAAATTTGGCCCACTATACGCAGCGCAGACTCTTTCTGTTTGGCAATCTCCAGAGTCTCCGGCACATTGGCAAAGGAGGCGAGTTTCTCATAAGCAAACTGTAGAATAGGATCCAGAGCAACCTTGGATCTTTTTTCGACAAGAGTGTAGATCAGGGATAAAACAGCCATTTGTGGAGAGCTGGTCTCTTCGTACATGTCCAATATCATATGGATATACTCGCTAGGATCATTCTCAAACATGTCGAGGACTTCATCGGTTGGACAGAGTAGCGGGAATGCCACCTCTGAGATGATCTCCCTGATGTGGGGCTCAATAAGCGGGAAACATCCCTTTTGTACCACACACTGTTCCAAGAATGAAATGATCTGATAAAGCGAGGCATCGCTCAGCCACACTTTTTGATGTCTCCATTCCTGTAGTCGTTTAAAGTACACTTCTAGAAGGCCAGGAACAACATTGTTAGCAAACATATCTCTAAACTCTGTGTATTCGTATCTGCTGGACAAACTTTTAGACGCATAACGTTGAAACAGTCTGTACAGGTTAGCATAGGCCCATTTTTGGCTTTTGACCCACGGACTCAATGAACGAtcgtcttcttccagctccatgACGGTTGGAGGCAAACTCATGTTGATTACGTCCACATGGAAGGTGATCCACTCAAGGGAGAAGTCCTGTTGCTGAAGAGGTTCTGGTAAATCGTGATATGTCACAAACTTGTAACACTTAATGATCAGTTTTACAATCTCGCCTGCTTCGTAGTGGTTTTCAAATGCTGCAGGGTTTGCAACAAACTGCTTTCCAATTTGCAACAGACTTGGGAAGTTGTCTCTTATCACAGGGTCTAGTTCCAAATGACGGTGACCATTTGTCCTCCATCTATAGTTTCTAGTCAGCTCAGAGAAACAGAGCACCCCCGTGTACATGGCTTGAATATCTGAGGTGTTGAGAAAAAGCGCTTTGGTGGTGTCTAGGAAAGTAGGCCAATT carries:
- a CDS encoding putative nonsense-mediated mRNA decay protein (Nmd5) is translated as MNVQALHNCFLGTLQADQGVRQQAEEQLKQAESIVGFLGACLDILGSDDVEPVVKQACSIYFKNKMIRSWSSSEGDIDEGEKPGIRDRIIPTILKLERTLRNQFIPVLSVMISYDYPQNWPTFLDTTKALFLNTSDIQAMYTGVLCFSELTRNYRWRTNGHRHLELDPVIRDNFPSLLQIGKQFVANPAAFENHYEAGEIVKLIIKCYKFVTYHDLPEPLQQQDFSLEWITFHVDVINMSLPPTVMELEEDDRSLSPWVKSQKWAYANLYRLFQRYASKSLSSRYEYTEFRDMFANNVVPGLLEVYFKRLQEWRHQKVWLSDASLYQIISFLEQCVVQKGCFPLIEPHIREIISEVAFPLLCPTDEVLDMFENDPSEYIHMILDMYEETSSPQMAVLSLIYTLVEKRSKVALDPILQFAYEKLASFANVPETLEIAKQKESALRIVGQISSKLTATKSLADQVEPFVASFVLPNFQSPFAFLRARTCDVSAKFDSLKFQDENNLTVLFNGVLSCFKEDNNLPVQLEAALAIQAFISFEQFKEALGSIIVETMEKLLELSNKVDIDAISAVIQECVECYSAQLQPFGTNLMARLSEQLLRLLTEINDLSNSGPDNLDHDDLTDKHMAALGVFNTMVTVLLYFESSQDMIAGLEQSYAPIIQYTFEKELDDFYAEASELIENTLFLTRAVSPTMWSLFESMVTAVLKNDLGMFLDDITPALKNYLVYGGAVFRGNKQYQDAMAQVIFQILASEEPDANEIYAATDLGATFALTLDKASIEPYSPQLVRSTLGVLSHKDTAHSSDSLKITVLGVVVAVLVVHPKACLQVLMECHALESFMMTWFKLAPSMKRVFDLKLSVLGLLSLLSVDYEALKQLQLEELVSAIGSTLADHFAKLPAAINELQKKRADFNAEEKFGENQFAQPVFSDEAEDVDDDDIADYVLQNMGGNSDLLHVDDEYEEDPFSNTVLDNVNVFRAFKESFTQVQGDSEKYTKLVASLTNEQQQTLQNIVNIAQ